In bacterium, the genomic window TAATTCGTATTGTATCGTTTTGGTCGGTGTGTGCAACTACCACCAGTTTCTTGTCCAGGGTTTCTCCCAACAATAGGAATCGGTCTTCATCAATAGAATGTTTTGGATCATGGATCGTCACCGACAACGGATCCCCGAACGCTGTGGCCGCATCTTCGAAGGACACTCCATGTTTCTTGCTGTTCGATGCGGCCTTCCTTCGATCCCATTCGAATTTCAATCCCATTGAATTTCCCCAATATTGCTTTTATGCCTTCGGATCTAATTCAAAAAGAGCCGGTCTAACGCCTGAATTAAGCCGCGCCGCGAAGCGGCGTCGGCTTGAATGAATTGTTAGGCCTGCTTGAGACAGAGCTTTCTGTTGATTGCACGGATAATTAGACCATAAGAAATGAATTCAGGCGCAATCACATCTCGGCGAGCCACCGGCTGTTGC contains:
- a CDS encoding BrnT family toxin, which encodes MGLKFEWDRRKAASNSKKHGVSFEDAATAFGDPLSVTIHDPKHSIDEDRFLLLGETLDKKLVVVAHTDQNDTIRIISARPATGREREEYEKG